The Triticum aestivum cultivar Chinese Spring chromosome 7B, IWGSC CS RefSeq v2.1, whole genome shotgun sequence genome window below encodes:
- the LOC123160975 gene encoding uncharacterized protein translates to MATGAAVSHLGLTGTNPRSPSTLASGALPSLDPGISIPVAWTTASTTLPSAIWRSLITRCIPPRVGVRSTSPALGASHIGSRGCSTLPACCSLHGEPPAAHRNTVCRPPPCVDYEGGDSGNTSRTYPPWFALEKRYEGYSPCPSQWDPAPPSTSRTSASMRKKRSTTACSTSLQPSQCGSPPPE, encoded by the exons ATGGCCACCGGCGCTGCTGTTTCTCACCTGGGTTTGACAGGAACCAACCCCCGATCCCCGTCAACGCTTGCATCGGGCGCTCTACCATCGCTGGATCCGGGCATCTCCATCCCCGTTGCATGGACGACGGCATCCACGACCCTTCCCTCGGCCATCTGGAGAAGTCTGATAACTCGATGCATTCCGCCACGGGTAGGCGTCCGCAGCACGTCGCCGGCGCTAGGTGCTAGCCACATCGGCTCGCGTGGTTGCAGTACTCTCCCCGCTTGCTGCAGTCTGCATGGTGAGCCTCCCGCAGCACATCGCAACACTGTGTGTCGTCCACCCCCCTGCGTCGACTACGAAGGTGGTGACAGTGGCAATACATCTCGCACGTACCCTCCATGGTTTGCTTTAGAGAAGAGGTATGAGGGTTATTCCCCCTGTCCCTCCCAATGGGATCCAGCTCCTCCCTCGACTTCCCGGACGTCCGCCTCCATGAG GAAGAAAAGAAGTACCACTGCATGCAGTACATCACTGCAACCATCGCAGTGCGGGTCTCCTCCCCCGGAGTGA